The Methanoregula sp. UBA64 genome contains the following window.
CACCGTCCCTCCTCTCGCGTACATACCAGCCTGACGGGTACAATACAAGGTGACCAGATGGCACAAAAGACCACGATACCAAAGGTGACAAAGGACCAGATCAGCCCGATTGGTTCTCTTATAAAAAAGAAGGATCTCTCGATTGTTGATTTCAAATTCAACGACCTGCCGGGACTCTGGCAGCATTTCTCTATCCCGGCAAAAGAACTCGCAAAGGAAACCGACCCCAGCTCCGGCATCTGGGCAGAAGGGATCGGCTTTGACGGTTCGTCCATCCGGGGGTTCCAGAAGATCCAGGAGTCCGACATGGTCCTGTACCTGGACCCGTCGACGGCAGTTGTCGACCCGGTCTGCGAAGTCCCCACGCTCTCCATCGTCTGTAACGTCTTTGACCCGATCAACAAGGTAGCCTACAGCCGCGACCCGCGATACATTGCCCAGAAGGCAGAGGCATACCTCAAGTCCTCCGGCATTGGCGACGAGAGTTTCTGGGGACCGGAATACGAGTTCTTCCTCTTTAACGATGTGAGATACTCCCAGACCGTCAACGAAGGATTCTACTCGGTCGATTCCACCGAGGGTATCTGGAACTCCGGCCGCGACGAGGACCCGAATCTCGGCTACAAGATCCGGCACAAGGAAGGATACTTCCCGGTCCCGCCGCACGACTCGCTCCAGGATGTAAGAAGCCACATCATCAACAAGATGATCGATACGGGCATCCCGGTAGAAGTCCACCACCACGAAGTGGCAACAGCAGGACAAAACGAGATCGATATCCGGTACAACTCGCTTGTCAGGCAGGCCGACAACTGCCTGATGTACAAATACATCGTCAAGAACGTTGCCCTCCAGTTCGGCATGGTTGCAACGTTCATGCCAAAGCCGCTCTTTGGCGACAATGGCTCCGGCATGCACACCCACCAGTCCATCTGGAAGGGCGGCAAAAACCTGTTCTTCGATCCGAAAGGCTACGGTATGATCAGCCAGACCGCAAAGTACTACATCGGCGGTCTCTTAACGCATGCAAATGCGCTCATGGCCTTCTGCGCCCCGTCAACCAACTCGTATAAGCGTCTCGTGCCCGGCTACGAAGCACCGGTCAACCTCGTGTACTCGCTCCGGAACCGCTCGGCGGCAGTCAGGATCCCGATGTACTCCGAGAACCCCAAGTCGAAGCGGATCGAATTCCGTCCGCCCGACCCGACCTGCAACCCGTACCTTTCGTTCTCGGCCCTCCTGATGGCCGGTATCGACGGTATCAAGAAGAAGATCGACCCGGGCAAGCCCTTCGAAGGAAACACCTACGAGCTCGACGGCAAGGCGGCAAAGAAGCTCCCGACCGTTCCCGGCTCGCTCGAACAGTCCATCGATGCACTCGAAAGCGACCACAAGTTCCTGCTCGAAGGCGGCGTCTTCACACCGGATGTCATCGAGGCATGGATCGAGCTCAAGCGTGCAGAGATCGACGCAGTCCGGCTCCGCCCCCACCCGTGGGAGTTCCAGCTCTACTTCGACGTATAATTCAAACTACCCTTTTTTTCGTAACCTTCTCACGGGCAGGAAAATTCCGGGACACTGCTTCGGCGGGATTTTTTAAAAAATAGGTATCCTGCATTCCTTTGGCAATGTTCTTACGGACTCCCCCTAGCGAGACGGGTATGGCCGTGCCACCCGTCGAGCGCGAGGGGGCAGGGGGGCGAGTGCTCGCTATCGGTAAAAGTGGCAAGAAGCACGGTCTCAATACGTTGTTTTCTTTACGATGAATGTACTGGTGTATCCTGCCCAGACCTCACACCAGCGAGAACGTCCCATACTTCCCGCCGCCGCCCGGGTGCAGCACGACCCGGTTCTCCCGCAGTGCGGATACCGCCTCTGCCACCTTCGGGTGGATGGCTCGGATCTCGGCAAGCGGGACATCCGTGATAACCGCGATCTCGTTCCCGAACGCGGTGATAAACGCATCGTAAATCCCCCGACATTTCTTGGTGTTCGG
Protein-coding sequences here:
- the glnA gene encoding type I glutamate--ammonia ligase, whose protein sequence is MAQKTTIPKVTKDQISPIGSLIKKKDLSIVDFKFNDLPGLWQHFSIPAKELAKETDPSSGIWAEGIGFDGSSIRGFQKIQESDMVLYLDPSTAVVDPVCEVPTLSIVCNVFDPINKVAYSRDPRYIAQKAEAYLKSSGIGDESFWGPEYEFFLFNDVRYSQTVNEGFYSVDSTEGIWNSGRDEDPNLGYKIRHKEGYFPVPPHDSLQDVRSHIINKMIDTGIPVEVHHHEVATAGQNEIDIRYNSLVRQADNCLMYKYIVKNVALQFGMVATFMPKPLFGDNGSGMHTHQSIWKGGKNLFFDPKGYGMISQTAKYYIGGLLTHANALMAFCAPSTNSYKRLVPGYEAPVNLVYSLRNRSAAVRIPMYSENPKSKRIEFRPPDPTCNPYLSFSALLMAGIDGIKKKIDPGKPFEGNTYELDGKAAKKLPTVPGSLEQSIDALESDHKFLLEGGVFTPDVIEAWIELKRAEIDAVRLRPHPWEFQLYFDV